In one Nicotiana sylvestris chromosome 8, ASM39365v2, whole genome shotgun sequence genomic region, the following are encoded:
- the LOC104215248 gene encoding protein SPA1-RELATED 2 isoform X2 yields the protein MEETVDEAIGDEVNGLDAFDGRQLRSKENDYTLRSGNSNMLQSHEVVTLSEGDHYQSTHNLFTDILDGKNLDRIGSSEHASASPRCMNDAGVMVEELTLRNYNGKNLAIVDTLGNKEIMQVRPNQWFYQLAGGSACGSSHGEDGDTLFTGLVNQNQKKINENRNLDGENLQNNGDKAVSNNLLPSSEGIRTKIFSKSGFSEYIVKSTLKGKGIICKKQLPHVSASESQGQMYPQCPNASSTIVSPFQGIPKMGCSVNPNVYQDGISLRERLKAGGNKLNKAEGLYIFKQVLDLVDFAHSQGIILQDLRPSCFKLLRSNQVVYIGASVRTQSTENVIDRGVPQVEHSQKERSSSGKSISSSIDPCVKKQKLSEDTHLNRRWSQYPFMSGHKSACTNTKLNAAQGYGDESNAEDCLKTELNSNNFILPQLSIMSKPLLTSMSFNLEKKWYTSPEQFSEGGCTFSSNIYCLGVLLFELLSSFDCERSHAAAMLDLRHRILPSCFLSEHPKEAGFCLWLLHPEPSARPTTREILQSEVIGGIKELRGDLSLSSIHEEESESQLLLYFLMSLQDQKQKDASKLVEELKCIEADVQEVQRRQSSNGRCSSSHRESLVLWENRFIQKGVSSSDAYPKLPPVCESETRLIKNIRQLERAYFYTRSNIQPSDDVAMVRRTEEIFNNQENFVSTGNDNEKYRPTDQVGVFFDGLCKYARYSKFRVRGILRNTDLNNSANVICSLSFDRDEEYLAAGGVSKKIKVFEYHALFNDSVDIHYPVIEMSNKSKLSCICWNSYIRNYLATTDYDGAVKKNSVCTIRNKANVCCVQFSPDSSHFLAYSSADYKTYCYDLRNTSAPWCVLAGHEKAVSYAKFLDAETLISASTDNSLKIWDLNKTNSSGYSADACVLTLKGHTNEKNFVGMSVNEGYITCGSETNEVFSYYKSLPMPITSHKFGSIDPISGKETDDDNGQFVSSVCWRRKSNTVLAANSSGCIKLLEMV from the exons ATGGAAGAAACTGTTGATGAAGCTATTGGTGATGAGGTGAATGGACTGGATGCCTTTGATGGTAGACAACTTCGAAGTAAGGAGAATGACTATACTTTGAGGTCCGGAAACTCCAATATGCTGCAATCACATGAAGTGGTCACACTTAGTGAAGGTGATCATTACCAGAGTACTCACAATTTGTTTACAGATATCCTCGATGGTAAGAATCTGGACAGAATTGGATCTTCTGAACATGCAAGTGCTAGTCCTCGTTGTATGAATGATGCTGGGGTCATGGTTGAAGAATTGACACTGAGAAACTACAATGGGAAAAACTTGGCTATAGTTGATACCTTGGGCAATAAAGAAATAATGCAGGTTAGGCCAAACCAGTGGTTTTATCAGCTAGCAGGTGGATCTGCATGCGGAAGCTCACATGGGGAAGATGGAGACACATTATTTACCGGACTTGTGAATCAGAATCagaaaaaaataaatgaaaatcgTAATCTAGACGGAGAAAATTTGCAGAATAATGGTGATAAAGCTGTTTCGAACAATTTATTACCCTCTTCTGAGGGTATCCGGACGAAGATTTTTTCCAAGTCGGGGTTTTCTGAATATATTGTGAAAAGCACATTAAAAGGCAAAGGAATCATATGCAAAAAGCAGTTACCCCATGTATCTGCTAGTGAGTCTCAAGGCCAGATGTATCCGCAGTGTCCTAATGCTTCTTCCACCATCGTTTCACCTTTTCAAGGTATCCCCAAAATGGGCTGCAGTGTTAATCCCAATGTCTATCAAGATGGGATCAGTTTAAGAGAACGGCTGAAAGCTGGGGGAAATAAATTGAACAAAGCTGAAGGCTTGTATATTTTCAAACAAGTTCTGGATTTGGTGGATTTTGCTCACTCACAAGGAATTATCTTGCAAGACTTGCGTCCATCTTGCTTTAAATTGTTGCGCTCAAACCAAGTTGTATATATTGGAGCATCTGTACGCACGCAGTCCACTGAAAATGTGATTGATCGAGGTGTTCCTCAGGTGGAGCATAGTCAGAAAGAGAGAAGTTCATCTGGAAAAAGCATTTCTTCCTCGATCGATCCTTGTGTGAAGAAGCAAAAACTTAGTGAAGACACGCACCTTAATAGGAGGTGGTCTCAATATCCCTTCATGTCAGGCCATAAATCTGCTTGCACAAACACTAAGTTAAATGCTGCACAAGGCTATGGAGATGAGTCAAATGCAGAGGATTGCCTCAAGACAGAACTTAACTCGAACAATTTTATATTGCCTCAACTGTCCATTATGTCAAAACCATTGCTGACTTCCATGAGCTTTAACTTGGAGAAGAAGTGGTATACCAGTCCTGAGCAGTTCAGTGAGGGTGGCTGCACATTTTCATCAAACATCTACTGCCTGGGGGTTCTTCTCTTTGAG ttgcttAGCTCATTTGACTGTGAAAGGTCTCATGCAGCTGCAATGCTTGATCTTCGCCATAGGATTCTTCCCTCTTGTTTCTTGTCAGAGCATCCCAAAGAAGCTGGATTTTGTCTTTGGCTGCTTCATCCAGAACCTTCAGCACGTCCAACAACAAG GGAAATTTTACAGTCTGAAGTTATTGGTGGTATTAAAGAATTACGTGGAGATTTATCACTGTCGTCTATTCACGAAGAGGAATCTGAGTCACAACTGTTGTTGTACTTCCTCATGTCACTGCAAGATCAAAAGCAGAAGGATGCCTCAAAGCTAGTGGAAGAACTCAAATGTATAGAAGCAGATGTCCAAGAGGTTCAGAGACGCCAAAGCAGCAACGGCCGGTGTTCTTCCTCACACCGGGAATCTCTTGTTTTGTGGGAGAACAGGTTTATTCAGAAAGGAGTATCAAGTTCAGATGCGTATCCGAAGCTTCCACCTGTATGTGAGAGTGAAACTAGATTGATCAAGAATATCAGGCAGCTTGAGAGGGCTTACTTCTATACGCGATCCAATATTCAGCCTTctgatgatgttgccatggtcCGTAGAACTGAAGAAATCTTTAATAATCAGGAGAACTTTGTCTCGACAGGAAATGATAATGAGAAGTATAGACCCACAGATCAGGTTGGGGTTTTTTTTGATGGCTTATGCAAGTATGCTCGGTATAGCAAGTTCAGAGTAAGGGGAATATTAAGAAATACAGATCTGAATAATTCTGCAAATGTCATTTGTTCTCTAAGCTTTGACAGGGATGAGGAATATTTAGCTGCTGGTGGGGTGTCGAAGAAAATTAAAGTATTTGAGTATCATGCCCTCTTTAATGATTCTGTCGACATTCATTACCCAGTTATCGAGATGTCAAACAAATCTAAGCTCAGCTGCATTTGCTGGAACAGTTATATCAGGAACTATCTGGCTACCACTGACTATGATGGTGCGGTTAAG AAGAACAGCGTGTGCACGATCAGAAACAAAGCAAATGTTTGCTGTGTTCAGTTTTCACCTGACTCCAGTCATTTTCTGGCTTATAGCTCTGCCGATTACAAGACTTATTGCTATGATCTTCGAAATACCTCAGCTCCTTGGTGTGTATTGGCTGGCCATGAGAAAGCTGTTAGTTATGCAAAATTTTTGGATGCTGAAACGCTCATTTCTGCATCCACTGACAACAGCCTGAAGATATGGGATCTCAATAAAACCAACTCAAGTGGCTATTCAGCCGATGCTTGTGTCTTAACCCTTAAAGGGCACACCAACGAGAAG AACTTTGTGGGGATGTCTGTGAACGAAGGATACATAACTTGCGGGTCAGAAACAAATGAG GTCTTCTCTTATTACAAATCTCTGCCTATGCCTATTACTTCTCACAAGTTTGGCTCTATTGATCCAATCTCTGGTAAAGAGACTGATGACGACAATGGGCAGTTTGTTTCAAGTGTTTGTTGGAGACGGAAGTCAAACACGGTTCTTGCTGCCAATTCCAGTGGCTGCATAAAACTACTAGAGATGGTTTAG
- the LOC104215248 gene encoding protein SPA1-RELATED 2 isoform X1 yields MEETVDEAIGDEVNGLDAFDGRQLRSKENDYTLRSGNSNMLQSHEVVTLSEGDHYQSTHNLFTDILDGKNLDRIGSSEHASASPRCMNDAGVMVEELTLRNYNGKNLAIVDTLGNKEIMQVRPNQWFYQLAGGSACGSSHGEDGDTLFTGLVNQNQKKINENRNLDGENLQNNGDKAVSNNLLPSSEGIRTKIFSKSGFSEYIVKSTLKGKGIICKKQLPHVSASESQGQMYPQCPNASSTIVSPFQGIPKMGCSVNPNVYQDGISLRERLKAGGNKLNKAEGLYIFKQVLDLVDFAHSQGIILQDLRPSCFKLLRSNQVVYIGASVRTQSTENVIDRGVPQVEHSQKERSSSGKSISSSIDPCVKKQKLSEDTHLNRRWSQYPFMSGHKSACTNTKLNAAQGYGDESNAEDCLKTELNSNNFILPQLSIMSKPLLTSMSFNLEKKWYTSPEQFSEGGCTFSSNIYCLGVLLFELLSSFDCERSHAAAMLDLRHRILPSCFLSEHPKEAGFCLWLLHPEPSARPTTREILQSEVIGGIKELRGDLSLSSIHEEESESQLLLYFLMSLQDQKQKDASKLVEELKCIEADVQEVQRRQSSNGRCSSSHRESLVLWENRFIQKGVSSSDAYPKLPPVCESETRLIKNIRQLERAYFYTRSNIQPSDDVAMVRRTEEIFNNQENFVSTGNDNEKYRPTDQVGVFFDGLCKYARYSKFRVRGILRNTDLNNSANVICSLSFDRDEEYLAAGGVSKKIKVFEYHALFNDSVDIHYPVIEMSNKSKLSCICWNSYIRNYLATTDYDGAVKLWDASTGQAFSQLTEHNERAWSVDFSRVDPTKLASGSDDHLVKLWSINEKNSVCTIRNKANVCCVQFSPDSSHFLAYSSADYKTYCYDLRNTSAPWCVLAGHEKAVSYAKFLDAETLISASTDNSLKIWDLNKTNSSGYSADACVLTLKGHTNEKNFVGMSVNEGYITCGSETNEVFSYYKSLPMPITSHKFGSIDPISGKETDDDNGQFVSSVCWRRKSNTVLAANSSGCIKLLEMV; encoded by the exons ATGGAAGAAACTGTTGATGAAGCTATTGGTGATGAGGTGAATGGACTGGATGCCTTTGATGGTAGACAACTTCGAAGTAAGGAGAATGACTATACTTTGAGGTCCGGAAACTCCAATATGCTGCAATCACATGAAGTGGTCACACTTAGTGAAGGTGATCATTACCAGAGTACTCACAATTTGTTTACAGATATCCTCGATGGTAAGAATCTGGACAGAATTGGATCTTCTGAACATGCAAGTGCTAGTCCTCGTTGTATGAATGATGCTGGGGTCATGGTTGAAGAATTGACACTGAGAAACTACAATGGGAAAAACTTGGCTATAGTTGATACCTTGGGCAATAAAGAAATAATGCAGGTTAGGCCAAACCAGTGGTTTTATCAGCTAGCAGGTGGATCTGCATGCGGAAGCTCACATGGGGAAGATGGAGACACATTATTTACCGGACTTGTGAATCAGAATCagaaaaaaataaatgaaaatcgTAATCTAGACGGAGAAAATTTGCAGAATAATGGTGATAAAGCTGTTTCGAACAATTTATTACCCTCTTCTGAGGGTATCCGGACGAAGATTTTTTCCAAGTCGGGGTTTTCTGAATATATTGTGAAAAGCACATTAAAAGGCAAAGGAATCATATGCAAAAAGCAGTTACCCCATGTATCTGCTAGTGAGTCTCAAGGCCAGATGTATCCGCAGTGTCCTAATGCTTCTTCCACCATCGTTTCACCTTTTCAAGGTATCCCCAAAATGGGCTGCAGTGTTAATCCCAATGTCTATCAAGATGGGATCAGTTTAAGAGAACGGCTGAAAGCTGGGGGAAATAAATTGAACAAAGCTGAAGGCTTGTATATTTTCAAACAAGTTCTGGATTTGGTGGATTTTGCTCACTCACAAGGAATTATCTTGCAAGACTTGCGTCCATCTTGCTTTAAATTGTTGCGCTCAAACCAAGTTGTATATATTGGAGCATCTGTACGCACGCAGTCCACTGAAAATGTGATTGATCGAGGTGTTCCTCAGGTGGAGCATAGTCAGAAAGAGAGAAGTTCATCTGGAAAAAGCATTTCTTCCTCGATCGATCCTTGTGTGAAGAAGCAAAAACTTAGTGAAGACACGCACCTTAATAGGAGGTGGTCTCAATATCCCTTCATGTCAGGCCATAAATCTGCTTGCACAAACACTAAGTTAAATGCTGCACAAGGCTATGGAGATGAGTCAAATGCAGAGGATTGCCTCAAGACAGAACTTAACTCGAACAATTTTATATTGCCTCAACTGTCCATTATGTCAAAACCATTGCTGACTTCCATGAGCTTTAACTTGGAGAAGAAGTGGTATACCAGTCCTGAGCAGTTCAGTGAGGGTGGCTGCACATTTTCATCAAACATCTACTGCCTGGGGGTTCTTCTCTTTGAG ttgcttAGCTCATTTGACTGTGAAAGGTCTCATGCAGCTGCAATGCTTGATCTTCGCCATAGGATTCTTCCCTCTTGTTTCTTGTCAGAGCATCCCAAAGAAGCTGGATTTTGTCTTTGGCTGCTTCATCCAGAACCTTCAGCACGTCCAACAACAAG GGAAATTTTACAGTCTGAAGTTATTGGTGGTATTAAAGAATTACGTGGAGATTTATCACTGTCGTCTATTCACGAAGAGGAATCTGAGTCACAACTGTTGTTGTACTTCCTCATGTCACTGCAAGATCAAAAGCAGAAGGATGCCTCAAAGCTAGTGGAAGAACTCAAATGTATAGAAGCAGATGTCCAAGAGGTTCAGAGACGCCAAAGCAGCAACGGCCGGTGTTCTTCCTCACACCGGGAATCTCTTGTTTTGTGGGAGAACAGGTTTATTCAGAAAGGAGTATCAAGTTCAGATGCGTATCCGAAGCTTCCACCTGTATGTGAGAGTGAAACTAGATTGATCAAGAATATCAGGCAGCTTGAGAGGGCTTACTTCTATACGCGATCCAATATTCAGCCTTctgatgatgttgccatggtcCGTAGAACTGAAGAAATCTTTAATAATCAGGAGAACTTTGTCTCGACAGGAAATGATAATGAGAAGTATAGACCCACAGATCAGGTTGGGGTTTTTTTTGATGGCTTATGCAAGTATGCTCGGTATAGCAAGTTCAGAGTAAGGGGAATATTAAGAAATACAGATCTGAATAATTCTGCAAATGTCATTTGTTCTCTAAGCTTTGACAGGGATGAGGAATATTTAGCTGCTGGTGGGGTGTCGAAGAAAATTAAAGTATTTGAGTATCATGCCCTCTTTAATGATTCTGTCGACATTCATTACCCAGTTATCGAGATGTCAAACAAATCTAAGCTCAGCTGCATTTGCTGGAACAGTTATATCAGGAACTATCTGGCTACCACTGACTATGATGGTGCGGTTAAG TTATGGGATGCGTCTACTGGTCAAGCTTTTTCGCAGTTGACTGAGCATAATGAAAGGGCATGGTCTGTAGACTTTTCTCGTGTGGATCCCACAAAGTTAGCTAGTGGAAGTGACGATCATTTGGTGAAACTTTGGAGCATCAACGAG AAGAACAGCGTGTGCACGATCAGAAACAAAGCAAATGTTTGCTGTGTTCAGTTTTCACCTGACTCCAGTCATTTTCTGGCTTATAGCTCTGCCGATTACAAGACTTATTGCTATGATCTTCGAAATACCTCAGCTCCTTGGTGTGTATTGGCTGGCCATGAGAAAGCTGTTAGTTATGCAAAATTTTTGGATGCTGAAACGCTCATTTCTGCATCCACTGACAACAGCCTGAAGATATGGGATCTCAATAAAACCAACTCAAGTGGCTATTCAGCCGATGCTTGTGTCTTAACCCTTAAAGGGCACACCAACGAGAAG AACTTTGTGGGGATGTCTGTGAACGAAGGATACATAACTTGCGGGTCAGAAACAAATGAG GTCTTCTCTTATTACAAATCTCTGCCTATGCCTATTACTTCTCACAAGTTTGGCTCTATTGATCCAATCTCTGGTAAAGAGACTGATGACGACAATGGGCAGTTTGTTTCAAGTGTTTGTTGGAGACGGAAGTCAAACACGGTTCTTGCTGCCAATTCCAGTGGCTGCATAAAACTACTAGAGATGGTTTAG
- the LOC104215250 gene encoding uncharacterized protein: MDQFRQIGEVVGSLKALMVLKHDIQINQKQCCLLFDMYVQAFDTISEGIKHNLRLNERNTKWKALEHPMRELHRIFKEGEMNIKSCLDVKDWWGKAISLHLNKDCIEFHIHNLLCCFPVVIEAIETAAEISGFDEEDMQKRRTALAKKYEGEMCDPRFFQWMFGKQYLVTREICSELDSSWKEDKWYLLEMIRQKKTENLAMNEQRLADLMLKKLNGSEKLNKIMLLPSSILIGASDYHVKRRLGSWGGHVKEINWLGETFALRNFFGELIEPLVDEISLVLSLSHPNILQYHCGFYDEERKEGYLVMELMNKSLATYIKEHSGQRKRGPFPIPVAVDIMLQIARGMEYLHSRKIYHGELNPSNVLLKPRNSSAESYFHAKVKGFGLTSIKSNYKAANSNAADSFIWHAPEVLAEQEKSESKCTYKYTEKADVYSYGMVCFQLLTGKAPFDEHLQGEKMARNIRTGERPLFPYPSPKYLANLTRKCWQTNPNLRPSFSSLCRILHYIKKVLVINPEHGQPECPPPLVDYCEIEASYSKKFPGEDSTSLAPVSQIPFQMFAYRLVEKEKISGNSKEKHWDSSHYGFSGRRTASMQSDDEHMATIDDLFFAPSDRRSVCSEIIERKDSRFLDQRSVISETPLRKVFSFDQMSICSESPGEKFLMAVANEKTIFADIPERKAILTPSGDQCSPRTDTSERTILSMRKNQKLKFLENQENAMSPKTGDRKLSSSVAAEQKLASPGISEKKNSSGDQISTSSEIQEKEHTSVDQKLMISAIPEEKNSSDDQELKCNEIPEKKQSSTANVKPVRGDSTQRKTLSRRTKPKNPEKKVLSSPEANQSSMSSENSETTASKPRNSKVSVKKATLHKKLQDRESSTAPEKLMDSSPRSSPARVKKIQSSTMSSPTQTPKTSSFPRSPAITSNGNGYGYQSPSASPLNPCSRCARVNRECHFPSAMSPHRPKKPHSNSQ, from the exons ATGGATCAATTCAGGCAGATTGGTGAGGTAGTAGGGAGCCTAAAGGCTCTAATGGTATTGAAACATGACATTCAAATAAATCAGAAACAATGTTGTCTTCTATTTGACATGTATGTACAAGCTTTCGATACAATATCCGAGGGGATTAAGCATAATTTAAGGTTAAATGAGAGGAATACAAAGTGGAAAGCACTTGAGCATCCAATGAGAGAACTTCATAGGATCTTTAAGGAAGGCGAAATGAACATAAAAAGTTGTTTGGATGTGAAAGATTGGTGGGGGAAAGCCATAAGTTTACATCTCAACAAGGATTGTATTGAGTTTCATATTCATAACTTGCTCTGTTGTTTCCCTGTTGTGATTGAGGCTATTGAGACAGCTGCAGAAATCTCAGGATTCGACGAGGAAGATATGCAGAAGAGGAGAACTGCACTCGCCAAGAAGTACGAGGGTGAAATGTGTGATCCGAGGTTTTTTCAGTGGATGTTTGGGAAACAATACTTAGTCACTAGAGAGATATGCAGTGAATTGGATAGTTCTTGGAAAGAAGATAAATGGTATCTTCTTGAAATGATAAggcaaaagaaaacagaaaatttgGCGATGAACGAGCAAAGGCTGGCAGATTTGATGCTCAAGAAACTAAATGGATCAGAAAAACTCAACAAAATAATGCTCTTGCCTAGTTCAATCTTGATTGGAGCAAGCGACTATCATGTGAAAAGGCGTCTAGGATCGTGGGGAGGACATGTTAAGGAGATTAATTGGTTAGGAGAAACTTTTGCTTTGAGGAATTTTTTTGGAGAGCTAATTGAACCACTAGTCGATGAAATTTCTCTGGTGTTATCGCTTTCTCACCCCAACATTCTGCAATATCACTGTGGTTTTTATgatgaagaaaggaaagaagGGTACCTTGTTATGGAGCTGATGAACAAAAGTTTAGCCACTTATATAAAAGAGCATTCCGGCCAAAGGAAGAGAGGACCATTTCCTATCCCGGTTGCAGTTGATATTATGCTTCAGATTGCGAGAGGAATGGAGTATTTGCACTCGAGAAAGATCTATCACGGAGAGCTGAATCCATCTAACGTGCTCCTCAAACCAAGAAATTCCTCCGCGGAGAGTTATTTTCATGCAAAAGTCAAAGGCTTCGGGTTAACCTCTATTAAGAGTAATTACAAAGCGGCCAATTCCAATGCTGCTGATTCTTTCATATGGCATGCACCAGAAGTTTTGGCTGAACAAGAAAAGTCGGAAAGCAAATGCACTTACAAGTACACAGAGAAAGCTGATGTTTATAGCTATGGGATGGTATGCTTTCAGCTTTTAACGGGGAAAGCTCCATTCGATGAACATCTGCAAGGGGAGAAAATGGCGCGAAATATTAGAACAGGAGAGAGACCTCTCTTTCCATATCCCTCACCTAAATATCTCGCAAATTTGACCAGAAAATGCTGGCAAACGAATCCAAATCTTCGTCCTAGTTTCTCTTCTCTATGCAGAATCTTGCATTATATCAAGAAAGTCCTTGTCATAAATCCAGAACATGGCCAACCTGAATGTCCTCCTCCACTCGTAGACTATTGTGAAATCGAGGCTAGCTACTCAAAGAAATTCCCGGGAGAGGATAGCACTAGTTTGGCCCCGGTGTCACAAATTCCTTTCCAGATGTTCGCTTATAGACTTGTTGAAAAAGAGAAAATTTCTGGAAACTCCAAAGAGAAGCACTGGGATTCATCACATTATGGTTTTTCGGGCCGCAGGACAGCATCAATGCAGAGTGATGATGAGCATATGGCTACAATAGATGATCTCTTTTTCGCTCCAAGTGATCGAAGGTCAGTTTGCTCTGAGATAATAGAGAGGAAAGATTCAAGATTCTTGGATCAGAGGTCAGTCATCTCTGAGACACCACTTAGAAAAGTTTTCTCGTTCGATCAAATGTCAATTTGCTCTGAGAGTCCAGGAGAGAAATTTTTAATGGCAGTAGCTAATGAAAAGACGATTTTTGCTGATATTCCCGAAAGGAAAGCAATACTAACACCATCAGGCGATCAGTGCTCACCGCGGACTGATACATCCGAGAGAACTATTTTATCAATGAGAAAGAACCaaaagctgaagtttttagaaaaccaGGAGAATGCTATGTCTCCTAAGACAGGTGACAGAAAACTTTCATCGAGTGTAGCAGCCGAGCAGAAATTAGCGTCTCCTGGGATTTCAGAGAAGAAAAATTCATCAGGCGATCAGATAAGTACTAGTTCTGAGATTCAAGAAAAGGAACACACTTCAGTTGATCAGAAATTAATGATTTCTGCAATTCCAGAGGAGAAAAATTCATCTGATGATCAGGAACTAAAATGTAACGAAATTCCAGAAAAGAAGCAGTCATCAACAGCTAATGTCAAGCCCGTTCGTGGTGATTCTACACAAAGGAAAACTCTGTCGAGAAGAACGAAACCCAAGAATCCAGAGAAGAAAGTGTTATCAAGTCCAGAAGCCAATCAAAGCTCAATGTCATCTGAGAATTCTGAGACAACTGCATCCAAACCAAGAAATTCAAAGGTATCAGTAAAGAAAGCTACACTGCACAAAAAACTACAGGACAGAGAGAGTAGCACTGCACCAG AGAAACTGATGGACTCGTCGCCAAGATCTTCACCAGCTAGAGTCAAGAAAATACAATCATCAACAATGTCTTCTCCAACACAAACACCAAAAACTTCTTCATTTCCAAGATCACCAGCAATCACCTCAAATGGAAATGGATATGGATATCAGTCCCCAAGTGCATCACCACTAAATCCATGTTCGCGCTGCGCCAGAGTAAACCGAGAGTGCCATTTTCCCTCTGCTATGAGCCCACATAGACCAAAGAAACCTCATAGCAACAGCCAATGA